The genomic stretch CGCTGCGCTTCCAGTCCAGCACCCTCGCAGGCGAGGGCGTCACGGGGCAGAACGCGGGCAACTCGCTCAACTACACGCTGAACCTCGGCGACCTGCGCGAGGCCGAGGGCCGTCCCAACGGCGTCCACGGTGGCGTGGTGACGCTCGCGCTGCGCACCAACACCGCCTACGTGCTCACCGCCACGGTGCAGGGCTCGGGCTTTCGCGCGGGCCCGGGGGAGATCGGCCTCGGGGACATCGGCTTCGGCGTGCCCAGCGCCGCCATCACCCCTTCGGGAGACCACGCCCGCGCGGACGGCACCCAGGTGGTGAACGCGGCCAAGTTCGACAGCGACCCGCTCACGGCCTCCACCGCCGGCGGCCGGCCGCACTACGCGGCGACGCTCGCGGACCTCGCGCACGGCCCCACTCCGCTGCTGCAGGGCGAGCGCATCTCCTACGGCGGCACCGTGAACGCGCCGAACAACGCGCTGCTCGTCTCCACGAACTACGCGGTGCACCCGCAGATGTTCCGCCGCAACGACCGCTTCGAGGCCACGGTCACCTACACGCTGACCACCCCGTAGCCGCAAGGGTGCGCGCCTCCGCGGTCGGAGGCGCGCACCGCCCCGCCCGGGAGCTACGGCGTCTGGATGAGCAGGTCGTCCACGTACACGCCGTCGAAGGTCTTGTTCGCGTTGGACGTGAAGACGAAGCGCAGGCGCAGGTGCGTCTTGCCGCTGACGTCCAGCGTGAGCGAGCGCGCCGCCCAGGAGAGGTTGCCCGAGAACTTGCCGCCCGCGACCGGGGTCCACGCGCCGCCGTCGAGGCTCGCCTCCACGGAGACGAAGTCGCGGTTCTTCTCGGTGCGGGTGCGCAGCCAGAAGAGCACGGACACCGAGCCGAGGTTCGTCACGTCCAGGTCCTGCGCAAGCGCCGCGGAGCTCGTCACGTTGTTCGCGTACTTGCCGGGCGAGCCGTCGTGGAGGCTCTGCGCGCCGCCGTGGAAGGCGCTGGTGGTCAGGCCCCACGTCGCCCCGGTGCTGGGCGTGGGCAGCAGCCAGCGGTCGGTGCCGTCCTCGAAGTCATCCGCGAACAGCGTGCGGCGGGTGGTGAAGTGCGAGACGAAGGGGGCCTCCATCGCGTTGCCCGCGACGTCCTTCACCCCGGAGACCTCCACCGCGTACAGGGACTCGGAGCCGAGCAGCTCGCCCGGCGTGAAGGTGAGCACGCGGGTGGTCGCGTTGTAGGTGGTGGTGCCGGCCACCTGCGTGCCGTCCGCCTCGAGCGTGAGCGTGACGGCGCCCGCCAGCGTGGCCGTGTTCACGGGCTCGCTGAAGGTGAGCGTCACCCGCGTGGAGGACTGCACCGAGACGGCGCCGTCCACCGGCGTGACGGCGGTGACGGTGGGCCCCACGATGTCGCGGTACGCGCCGGTGGTGAAGCTCCAGCTCGTGCTGAGCGCGTTGCCCGACAGGTCCTTCACGCCGTTGAGCCCCACCGTGTACACGGTGCTGAAGGCGAGCGCGGCCGTCGGGGTGAAGGTGGCGGTGCCGCTCTGCATGTCGAAGCTCACGCTGCCCGCCACCGCGCCCGCGCTGCTCGAGAGCGTGAAGGTGGTGCTGGTGAGCGAGGCCGGGTCCACCGGCTCGTCGAAGGCCACCTCGATGCTGGTGTTGCTCGCCACGCCGGTCGCGCTGGCCGCCGGGTTGCGGAAGGTGATGGCCGGCGGCGTCAGGTCCGGCGTCGCGCGGGTGGTGAAGTCCACCACCACATCCGTGGGCAGCACGTTGGGCAGCACCGCGTCATCCGAGATGAGCCCGTCCGCGCCGCCCTTGAGCGTGAGCGTGTAGTCCGTGGAGGCCGTGAGGGCTGCAGCCGGGTGGATGCGCAGGCGGTCCGCCGCATCCAGCGTGGCGGTGGCGGGCACGGCGGTGCCGGTCGCGGTGTCCGCGAGCAGCACGTTCGTCTCCGTCACCTGCGCGGCGAGCAGCGGCTGGCTGAACTGCGCGAAGAGGTCCGCGTCCACCGGCTGGTCGAGCGTGCCATCCGCGGGCGTGGTGCTCGCCTGCAGGCTCACGTGCACCGTCACGCTGCCCTGCGAGACGCAGCTGGAGGCGTGCGTCGCCTCGAGCGTGTAGCGCGTGGAGAGGGTGGGCGCGGCGAGGGGCTGCGCCTCTGCGTCCGAGGACAGCGCGCAGTCGGCGCGGTTGCAGGTCCAGTGGTACGTCGCGCCCGCCACCGCCGCGTCGCCCAGGCGCACCGAGGCCCCCGGCTGCAGCGTGAGCTCGCTCGAGGCGACCGGCACCGTGTCGCCCACGCTGACCGTCACGCTCGCGGAGGCCGTGGCCCCCAGCGCGTCCGTCACCGTCTGGGTGAAGGTGGTGGTGACCGCCGGCGTGGCGGTCGGAGCCGCGACGTCGAGCGCGCTGAGGCAGTCCGCGCACGCGGGGCTCGCGCTCCACGCGTAGGTGTACGGCGCCGTACCGCCCGTGGCCGCGCCGCCCACCGTCACGCTGCCGCCGGGGCACAGCGTCTGGTCCGCACCCGCGTTCGCGCCCAGCGCCGCGGTGCCGCCCGCGTCGGGCTCGCCGCCCGCGTCAGGCTCATTGCCGGCGTCAGGCCCGTTGCCCGCATCGGGACCATTGCCGGCGTCGGGGCCGGGCGTGCCGGAGGCCCCCGGCGAGACGACGGGATCCGGGGGCTGGCTCTGCACCGGCTTGGCGCCCTTCGAGCACCCGCCTACCATCACCGCCACCACGAACACACTGCACCACGTCCTGCTCCACCCTGCCCACGTCTTGGTCATGGCCGCCTCCGCATCGGCCCCCCCAACGAGCGGCCTGAGCAAGGGGCGGTGTACCAACACCTTTCGGGTGGGTGCAAATATACACCCCCACGGGATATTCGACCGCTTCCATCTCAGTAAATCCAATATGTTGGAGATGAAGGCGTCGTTCCGACACCTGCGCACAGAGGGTTTGTCGGCGCGGTGGTCAGACGTGGGTTTCACGGCATCCGCCCGTGCCATGATGGCGCTGCGATGCCCTCCCCGGATGCGCCCCAGACTCCCCCCGCGGGCCCCGCTCCCGCCGAGGCGACGCCGCGCCCGCCCCGGGCCGACGCGGTGCTCGGCGTGCTCAACGGCGTGCTGGGCGACTACCTGCAGCGCACCGGCAACGGGCTCGCCACGGCCATGGCGCTCCACGTGGACCATCGCCCCGTCGCGCTCGAGCCCGCGGCCCTGCGCGCCGCCTTCCCGCGCGCGAGCCCCCGCGTCGCGCTGTGGGTGCACGGGCTCGGCGTCACGGAGGCGGTGTGGGGCTTTCCGGGCGCGCCCCAGCAGTCCTACCCGGCGATGCTGGAGCGGGACGCGGGCTACACCCCGCTGACGCTTCGCTACAACACCGGCCTGCACATCTCGGAGAACGGCGCGGCGCTCTCGGCGCTGCTCGGGCAGCTCGTCGCGCACTTCCCCGTCCCCATCGAGGAGCTGGTGCTGGTGGGCTACAGCATGGGAGGCCTCGTGCTGCGCAGCGCCTGCCACGTGGCGGCGGAGGCCCAGGCCCCGTGGCTCTCACACGTGCGCCGCGCCGTCTACCTCGGGGCGCCGCACCTGGGCGCGCCGCTCGAGCGCCTCGGCCAGGGCGTGGCCCACCTGCTGCGTGCCCTGCCCAGCGCGTACACGCGCCTGGTCGCCGAGGTGCTGGACCTGCGCAGCAGCGGCGTGAAGGACCTGGGCTTCGCGAACCTGCTGCAGCAGGACTGGGACGGGGCGACCCGCGAGCAGCTCTTGCGCAACCGCCGCCACCCGGTGCCGCTGCTGCCGGGCATCTCGCACCATCTCGTGGTGGGCACGCTGGGCCGCCACGAGCGGCACCTGCTCTCGCTGCTCTTCGGCGACGGGATGGTGCGGGTGGCGAGCGCCGCGGGCCGCGCGCCCGGGGGCCACCCGAGCCCCCTCTTTCCCCAGGAGCATGTGGCGGTGATGCCCGGCGTCGACCACCTGGGCCTCGCCCATCACCCGGACGTCTACGCCCGGCTCAGGGCGTGGCTCGAGGAGTCCCCATGAAGCGCTGGCGCGGCGTGGTGCACCTCGTGCGCGATGCGGTGGAGCACGGCTCCGCCGCGGTCGAGCACCTGCAGAAGCAGGCCCTCGCCACGCCCTTCCGGGTGCTGGAGGCGCTGCCCGGCATCGCCCTCCCCGCGCGCCGCGTGCACGCCGTGCACGACGGCGTCGTCTCGGGCGTGCACGGGCTCGTGCGCCTCGTGAACCGCGGGGTGGGCGTGACGGCCGACGTCGTGCTGGACGCGCTCGAGGCCCGGGCGGCCGCGCGGCAGCCACCTCCGCAGGAGCCCTGACGGGCGCGCGGCGCGCGCGCCTCAGGGCCTCGCGTAGCTGCGCACCCCGTCCGGGTACGCCACCAGCGCGCGGTGGGCCATGCCGAGGAAGAGCCCGCAGTCCACCACGCCGGGCACGCTCTCGAGCTGCGCGTGCTGCGCCGCGGGGTCCTCCAGCACTCCGAGCGCGAGGTCCGCGAGCAGGTTCCCGTTGTCGCTGCGCAGCGGCGTCCCGTCCGCCCCGCGGCGCAGGCGCGGCGCCACGCCGCACAGCCGCTGCACCCGCGCGAGCGTGGCCTCGTACCCGAAGGCCAGCACCTCCAGGGGCACGGGGTTCTTCTCCCCCAGCCGCTGCACGCGCTTCGTGTGGTCGGCCACCACGATGAACTCGCGCGCCTGCAGCGCCACGAGCCGCTCGCGCACCAGCGCGCCGCCGCGCCCCTTGATGAGCTCGAGCGTGGGGGAGATCTCGTCCGCCCCGTCGATGGCCACGTCCAGCGCGCGCGCGTCCAGCGGTTCGAGCGGCACCCCGGCCGCGCGCGCGAGCGCCTCCGTCTCGCCGCTCGTCGCCACGCCCACCACCCCGGCGAGCTGCCCCGCGGCGAGCCTGCGCCCGATCGAGACGATGGCCCAGCGCGCGGTGCTCCCGGTGCCCAGCCCCACGCGCATGCCGCTGCGCACGGCATCCACCGCGCGCTCGGCGGCCTCCTGCTTCAGGTGCTCGAGGTCATCCATGGCCCCCCGAACATGCACCCGGTGACCCGCTAAGGCACGGGCGCGTTCGCAGTGGCCTTCGCCGCAGCGGCCGCAGGCGCGGCCGGGGCGGAAGCTGGCGCCTTCTGGGCCCACACCGTGGCGCGGCGCGCGCGCTCGGGCAGGAAGGGGTCCGCGTGGCCGCTGAGCCAGAACACGGCGAGCGCGGCGACGGCCACCCCCGCGGCGTAGGCGCCCCAGGGCTGGTGCGGCTCGGCGTAGGGGTCCTTCAGCTCGCGCGCCGCGCCCGCGGGCAGCGCCGCCACCTGGGTGAGCGAGCTGCCGAAGGGGATGTTGATGCGCGCCGGCGAGTTCATCGCCCAGCCATTCGCATCCAGCAGCGGCGCGAGGTTGCGCTGGCGCAGCTTCAGCCACGCGATGGCCATGCTGGGCCCCGAGATGGCGAAGAGCAGCGCCACGAAGCCCAGCGGCATCCAGATGCCGAGCCCGAAGAAGGCCTGCATCATCGCGCCGAGCGCCGCGCTGATGCCGCCCACCGCGACGCCCAGGGCCGCCACGATGCCGATGTCCAGCTTCGGCTTCTCCTCGCGCGCCTTGCCCTCCGCCGCCGCGCTGCCCACGTCTGTGGCGGCCGAGGTGAGGCGTGCGTTGGCGGCCGAGTCCGCGTCGCTCGCGCGCTTGGCCACCTGCTCCTCGATGAAGCGCACCAGCTTCTTGTACGGCGCCCAGAAGGCCTGCCGAACGCTGATGGGGTTGTCCACGATGCGCACGATGGTGGCGTCCCAGTCGCGCCCCTGCCGGTCGTAGAAGACGCCGTTGCGCCCCACCATCAGCGTCTCGGAGTCGCCCGCGGTGAAGGCCGCGGCGATGGTCATCTTCTGCCCGTTGCGCGCGCACTCGCAGTACACGAGGTAGCTGCGCGCGAGCGGCGCCAGGGCCGCGTGCTTGCCCAGGTCCGTCACCTGGATGCACAGGTCGCAGCTGCGCTGGTCGATGTAGAGCGTGCCGGCCTGGAACGTCGCCTTGCCCTTGCGCGCGTAGAACTCGCGGAAGGAGACGAAGTTGTTGCACAGCCGGTAGAGGTCGCGGTGCAGGCGCACCAGCTTCTCGATGCTCGCGAGCGAGCGCGCCACCGGCTCCACCGCGAGGTCCGCCGCGACGAGCCGCGTGAGCTCGGCGTGCGCGTCACTCGCGCGCAGCGCCGCGATGCGCGCCGCGCCCAGCTTCTCCACCGTCGCGCCCTGCTTGCGCGCGAGCCACGCGTCGAAGGGGGCGAAGCGCGCGCGCAGCTCGCGCCACTCGGCCTCCGTGAGCTGCTCGCGCTCGCCCAGCAGCGGCACCACGGCGCCCGCGCGCAGCTGCGCCACGGCGTCCGCCCATGCGGGGTTGAGGCCGCGCACGAGCGGCAGCGGCTGGCTGGCGGCGACGAGCGCGAGCGGGAAGGAGGCCAGCTCCTGCGCCGCGAGCGAGAGCTCCCGGGCGGAGAGCTGCGCGTAGTCCTTGTCGTCGCGGTTCATCGCGTGGGCCGCGCGCGGGTCGAAGGCGGCGATGCGGCAGCGGGCGAAGTAGTCCTCCACCTTCGCCTCCAGCGCGCGCAGCTGCTCGCGCGCCGCGGCCGTCGCCTCGCCCAGCACCATCACCTGCGGGTCGGCCTCGCCCTCGGCGCGCCAGCGCGCCCACGCGTCCAGCTCCGAGAAGA from Aggregicoccus sp. 17bor-14 encodes the following:
- a CDS encoding triacylglycerol lipase: MPSPDAPQTPPAGPAPAEATPRPPRADAVLGVLNGVLGDYLQRTGNGLATAMALHVDHRPVALEPAALRAAFPRASPRVALWVHGLGVTEAVWGFPGAPQQSYPAMLERDAGYTPLTLRYNTGLHISENGAALSALLGQLVAHFPVPIEELVLVGYSMGGLVLRSACHVAAEAQAPWLSHVRRAVYLGAPHLGAPLERLGQGVAHLLRALPSAYTRLVAEVLDLRSSGVKDLGFANLLQQDWDGATREQLLRNRRHPVPLLPGISHHLVVGTLGRHERHLLSLLFGDGMVRVASAAGRAPGGHPSPLFPQEHVAVMPGVDHLGLAHHPDVYARLRAWLEESP
- a CDS encoding Ig-like domain-containing protein; its protein translation is MTKTWAGWSRTWCSVFVVAVMVGGCSKGAKPVQSQPPDPVVSPGASGTPGPDAGNGPDAGNGPDAGNEPDAGGEPDAGGTAALGANAGADQTLCPGGSVTVGGAATGGTAPYTYAWSASPACADCLSALDVAAPTATPAVTTTFTQTVTDALGATASASVTVSVGDTVPVASSELTLQPGASVRLGDAAVAGATYHWTCNRADCALSSDAEAQPLAAPTLSTRYTLEATHASSCVSQGSVTVHVSLQASTTPADGTLDQPVDADLFAQFSQPLLAAQVTETNVLLADTATGTAVPATATLDAADRLRIHPAAALTASTDYTLTLKGGADGLISDDAVLPNVLPTDVVVDFTTRATPDLTPPAITFRNPAASATGVASNTSIEVAFDEPVDPASLTSTTFTLSSSAGAVAGSVSFDMQSGTATFTPTAALAFSTVYTVGLNGVKDLSGNALSTSWSFTTGAYRDIVGPTVTAVTPVDGAVSVQSSTRVTLTFSEPVNTATLAGAVTLTLEADGTQVAGTTTYNATTRVLTFTPGELLGSESLYAVEVSGVKDVAGNAMEAPFVSHFTTRRTLFADDFEDGTDRWLLPTPSTGATWGLTTSAFHGGAQSLHDGSPGKYANNVTSSAALAQDLDVTNLGSVSVLFWLRTRTEKNRDFVSVEASLDGGAWTPVAGGKFSGNLSWAARSLTLDVSGKTHLRLRFVFTSNANKTFDGVYVDDLLIQTP
- the rpiA gene encoding ribose 5-phosphate isomerase A; protein product: MDDLEHLKQEAAERAVDAVRSGMRVGLGTGSTARWAIVSIGRRLAAGQLAGVVGVATSGETEALARAAGVPLEPLDARALDVAIDGADEISPTLELIKGRGGALVRERLVALQAREFIVVADHTKRVQRLGEKNPVPLEVLAFGYEATLARVQRLCGVAPRLRRGADGTPLRSDNGNLLADLALGVLEDPAAQHAQLESVPGVVDCGLFLGMAHRALVAYPDGVRSYARP